A stretch of the Capsicum annuum cultivar UCD-10X-F1 chromosome 10, UCD10Xv1.1, whole genome shotgun sequence genome encodes the following:
- the LOC107845580 gene encoding 3-ketoacyl-CoA synthase 1, whose product MANESIEMEKERLTAEMDFKDSSSVVIRIRRKLPDFLQSVKLKYVKLGYGYSCNPATLFLVITVLPMVVLTLIQLTGLNLDRFYDIWTSDPTLLVDISTGLTGLIVLFFLLGIHYVKKPRPVYLVDFACYKAEDERKMSVDSFLKMTTGNGAFEDETIIFQKRISQRSGLGDETYFPRGITSNPPNLSMNEARAEAEAVMFGALDSLFSKTKVKPEEIGILIVNCSLFNPTPSLSSMIVNHYKLKTDIKSYNLGGMGCSAGLISIDLAKHLLKANPNSYAVVVSMENITLNWYFGNDRSMLLCNCIFRMGGAAMLLSNKSKDRTRSKYELVHTVRTHKGADDNSYNCVYQREDDKGIIGVSLARELMAVAGDALKTNITTLGPLVLPFTEQFRFFITLVKRKVLKAKVKPYIPDFKLAFEHFCIHAGGRAVLDEIQNNLSLSDWHMEPSRMTLHRFGNTSSSSLWYELAYTESKGRVSKGHRVWQIAFGSGFKCNSAVWKSLRAIDSNEVNANGNPWADCIQRYPVKVALAKP is encoded by the exons atggcAAATGAAAGTATAGAAATGGAAAAAGAGAGGCTAACAGCTGAGATGGATTTCAAAGATTCATCCTCAGTAGTTATAAGAATCCGGCGAAAATTGCCGGATTTTTTACAATCTGTGAAGCTCAAATATGTTAAACTTGGTTATGGTTATTCATGTAACCCGGCCACTCTTTTTCTTGTGATTACGGTTTTGCCTATGGTTGTCCTAACTCTTATTCAACTGACCGGTCTAAATTTAGACCGGTTTTATGATATATGGACAAGTGATCCAACATTACTTGTTGACATCTCGACTGGTCTTACCGGTTTAATAGTGCTCTTTTTCCTTTTAGGGATTCACTATGTCAAGAAACCTAGACCGGTCTATTTGGTCGATTTTGCTTGTTACAAAGCCGAAGATGAACGAAAAATGTCTGTTGACTCATTCTTGAAGATGACCACAGGAAATGGCGCGTTTGAGGATGagactatcatatttcaaaaAAGAATATCCCAACGTTCTGGATTAGGTGACGAGACCTATTTCCCAAGAGGAATCACATCCAACCCACCGAACCTGAGCATGAATGAAGCACGTGCAGAGGCCGAGGCAGTCATGTTTGGTGCGTTGGACTCACTATTTAGCAAAACAAAAGTCAAGCCAGAGGAAATTGGAATTCTCATAGTGAATTGTAGCTTGTTTAATCCAACACCATCTCTCTCCTCAATGATTGTCAACCACTACAAGCTCAAGACTGACATCAAGAGTTACAATTTGGGTGGAATGGGCTGTAGTGCTGGCCTAATTTCAATTGACTTAGCCAAACATCTATTAAAAGCAAATCCAAATTCATATGCAGTGGTAGTTAGCATGGAAAACATCACATTAAACTGGTACTTTGGAAATGATAGGTCAATGTTGCTATGCAATTGCATATTCCGTATGGGTGGAGCAGCCATGCTTTTGTCTAACAAGTCAAAAGACAGAACCCGGTCCAAATACGAGCTTGTTCACACGGTTCGAACTCATAAAGGAGCAGATGACAATAGCTACAACTGTGTGTACCAAAGAGAAGACGACAAAGGAATCATAGGGGTGTCACTAGCTCGTGAACTTATGGCTGTAGCTGGTGATGCTCTCAAAACGAACATCACAACGCTAGGGCCTTTGGTGTTACCGTTTACGGAACAATTCAG GTTCTTCATTACATTGGTAAAGAGGAAAGTCCTGAAAGCTAAGGTGAAGCCTTACATTCCGGATTTCAAGCTAGCATTCGAGCATTTCTGCATACACGCCGGAGGAAGGGCAGTGTTAGATGAAATACAAAACAACTTGAGCCTAAGCGATTGGCACATGGAGCCGTCAAGAATGACACTGCACAGGTTTGGTAACACGTCGAGCAGTTCGTTATGGTACGAGTTAGCCTACACAGAATCAAAAGGAAGGGTGAGCAAAGGACATAGAGTCTGGCAAATAGCATTTGGTTCAGGTTTCAAATGTAACAGTGCAGTGTGGAAATCACTTAGAGCTATTGATAGTAATGAAGTGAATGCAAATGGGAACCCTTGGGCTGATTGCATTCAACGTTATCCTGTGAAAGTTGCCCTTGCCAAGCCATAG